One Fusarium poae strain DAOMC 252244 chromosome 4, whole genome shotgun sequence DNA window includes the following coding sequences:
- a CDS encoding hypothetical protein (TransMembrane:10 (i79-96o116-134i171-197o209-231i285-305o317-339i351-372o378-396i408-430o436-458i)), giving the protein MASNGIDSATQPAVRLASLRHDKSEAPNADNVINVEHDEEGSMKHVDADSTPVSARDHAFAELGIPNWEELEKKVVRRLDMTLLPTLWLLYVFNYLDRASLGQARLSTLDEDLQLVGSQFGSAVSILSAGYVLGQVPSNMIIGKSAESVPSRYGHLMAIYVMSSWYTRREIAVRIAIMSTGVSLANGLSGLIAAAVFTTLEGARGVAGWQWLFIVLALFGSAFAFAAVFLLPDYPQSKSGSALWTMTEDMRKVAQIRIIADRVSEVEIQSTIWTGVKLTVIDYKFWLLTGVNIAISAAYGFSNFYPAIVRGLGYDRITALLLTFPPYCVAAATSIAVAWNSDRVGERGWHFSTPIAVGLAGYVICMITTATVPRYSASYLFIGGLFGANPLIQTWLSTTLARTPEKKAVSVALYNVLSQIGNVIAPFFFIDSNEPRYRLAFILMFLMGSLCIIFALTLKHCLWRENKRLYREAQENGTPYMPYLQ; this is encoded by the exons ATGGCGTCCAACGGTATTGATTCGGCGACACAGCCAGCTGTTAGACTGGCTTCATTGCGCCATGATAAGAGCGAAGCGCCGAACGCCGACAACGTTATAAATGTGGAGCACGATGAAGAAGGCAGTATGAAGCATGTCGATGCTGATTCGACGCCTGTATCTGCTCGCGACCATGCCTTTGCCGAACTCGGAATCCCAAATTGGGAagagttggagaagaaggttgttCGCCGGCTTGATATGACCCTCTTGCCGACGCTTTGGCTTCTCTATGTCTTCAACTACCTTGACAGAGCCTCCCTTGG GCAAGCCCGTCTAAGTACTCTTGATGAAGATCTTCAATTAGTGGGGTCGCAGTTTGGATCTGCTGTGTCTATCCTCAGTGCTGG CTATGTTCTCGGTCAGGTTCCCTCCAACATGATCATTGGCAAGTCGGCCGAGTCTGTACCTTCCCGGTATGGCCATCTTATG GCTATCTATGTCATGTCCAGCTGGTACACCCGTCGAGAAATCGCGGTCCGCATTGCCATCATGTCCACTGGAGTCTCTCTGGCCAACGGGTTATCAGGTCTGATCGCCGCAGCAGTCTTCACTACACTTGAGGGTGCACGTGGTGTCGCCGGTTGGCAATGGCTTTTTATTGTTTTGGCTCTGTTTGGGTCAGCATTTGCCTTTGCCGCTGTGTTTTTACTACCTGACTACCCTCAGTCTAAGAGTGGAAGTGCCCTGTGGACTATGACTGAGGACATGCGCAAGGTTGCCCAGATCCGAATTATCGCCGATAGAGTCTCCGAAGTTGAGATCCAGTCTACCATCTGGACTGGTGTTAAGCTTACAGTCATCGACTATAAGTTCTGGCTTCTGACTGGAGTTAATATCGCCATCTCGGCTGCTTACGGTTTCTCTAACTTCTATCCAGCCATTGTCCGTGGTCTGGGCTATGACAGGATCACGGCACTTCTTCTCACTTTTCCACCCTATTGTGTCGCTGCCGCCACGTCCATTGCTGTTGCTTGGAATTCTGATCGTGTTGGAGAGCGTGGATGGCATTTTTCGACTCCTATCGCCGTTGGTCTGGCTGGCTATGTCATCTGCATGATTACAACGGCGACCGTTCCTCGATACTCAGCTTCATATCTGTTTATCGGAGGCTTGTTCGGTGCCAACCCTCTGATTCAGACGTGGCTGTCTACGACTCTAGCCCGTACTccggagaagaaggctgtcTCTGTAGCCCTCTATAACGTTCTGAGTCAGATTGGTAACGTTATAGCGCCATTTTTCTTCATTGACTCCAATGAGCCTCGATACCGCCTGGCATTTATCCTCATGTTTCTCATGGGTAGTCTTTGTATCATCTTTGCTTTGACCCTTAAGCACTGCCTCTGGAGGGAAAACAAAAGATTGTACCGCGAGGCACAGGAGAATGGTACTCCTTACATGCCATACCTACAGTAA
- a CDS encoding hypothetical protein (MEROPS:MER0037863): MTTPSSFTVTKGLVTIEALDQGTGPDIVIHPSLARGANDYDIVAEFLAKAGYRVIRPQPRGIGKSNGPMDKLTIHDFAADVAMVLDHIKCGPSVIVGHAWGSMPARMLAADRPDLVRGVIMAAASAGKLPPGSTEKPFSRLRTEIDGSGDMSLPESKRLEYLQTAFFGPEGNPRLWRDGWSEATHDAQAYARMHTPVDEYFSAGESVPILDLQAEYDAVVVKDVMKQYLDDRVQVQIIKNAGHALAPEQPKAMADAIINFTKNL; this comes from the coding sequence ATGACTACTCCATCTTCGTTCACAGTCACAAAAGGACTCGTTACCATTGAGGCACTTGACCAAGGCACTGGTCCCGATATCGTTATCCATCCCTCTCTCGCTCGTGGCGCAAATGACTACGACATCGTTGCCGAATTCCTTGCCAAAGCTGGCTACCGCGTTATCCGCCCCCAGCCCCGTGGCATCGGCAAGAGTAATGGGCCCATGGACAAGCTGACGATACACGACTTCGCCGCCGACGTTGCTATGGTGCTCGACCACATCAAATGTGGCCCATCTGTCATAGTTGGTCATGCCTGGGGTAGCATGCCAGCGCGTATGCTAGCCGCTGATCGTCCAGACCTCGTCCGGGGCGTTATTATGGCAGCCGCCTCAGCAGGCAAGCTACCTCCGGGATCGACCGAGAAGCCGTTCAGTCGGCTACGCACGGAAATTGACGGCTCTGGCGATATGTCGCTCCCTGAGTCCAAACGTCTTGAGTACTTGCAAACAGCCTTTTTCGGACCTGAAGGCAACCCACGACTGTGGCGTGACGGATGGAGTGAAGCCACCCATGATGCTCAGGCGTACGCACGCATGCATACGCCCGTTGATGAGTACTTTTCTGCTGGAGAGAGTGTCCCGATTCTGGATCTACAGGCTGAATACGACGCCGTTGTTGTGAAAGATGTTATGAAGCAGTATCTTGACGACCGTGTTCAGGTGCAGATTATCAAGAATGCTGGCCATGCTCTGGCGCCGGAACAACCAAAGGCTATGGCTGATGCCATTATCAATTTCACCAAGAATCTGTAG
- a CDS encoding hypothetical protein (TransMembrane:2 (i102-126o132-153i)) — translation MSVIEVVYNGPISVITLNKPNKLNALTKDEFYQLARTLQEVSTHDEVIATVLTGNGRFFSAGADVSFSRKTPEGTDLYRHNLTVTVASKMNLARAFYTHPKILVVALNGPVVGMAAALIAFADFIYCTPETYLLTPFASLGLISEGVSSIAFAERMGISKANEALILSKRIASNELIQAGFVNQIFDCPADLFRSEVLKEVKERFHDGLNASSMLEIKKMIRQRSRRELDAQNVDEVFGALERNVQGIPQK, via the exons ATGTCAGTCATCGAGGTTGTGTACAATGGCCCAATTTCTGTCATAACACTCAACAAACCCAACAAGTTGAATGCTTTGACCAAAGATGAATTCTACCAGCTCGCGCGCACACTTCAGGAAGTCAGTACACATGACGAAGTGATAGCGACTGTCTTGACAGGCAATGGAAGGTTTTTTTCGGC TGGCGCGGACGTGTCGTTCTCCAGAAAGACACCCGAGGGCACAGACTTGTATCGACATAACCTGACCGTCACAGTAGCCAGTAAAATGAATCTTGCACGGGCGTTCTATACGCACCCGaagatcttggtggtagcCCTCAACGGTCCCGTAGTTGGTATGGCTGCTGCACTCATTGCTTTCGCCGATTTTATTTATTGCACGCCGGAAACATATCTCTTGACACCATTCGCTAGCTTGGGCCTGATCAGCGAAGGGGTCTCGTCGATCGCTTTCGCAGAGCGCATGGGAATCTCAAAAGCAAATGAAGCTCTGATCCTGTCGAAGCGAATTGCCAGCAATGAGTTGATTCAAGCGGGTTTTGTGAACCAGATATTCGATTGCCCCGCGGATTTATTTCGGAGTGAGGTTCTAAAGGAGGTCAAGGAAAGGTTTCACGATGGTTTGAATGCTTCAAGCATGTTGGAGATTAAGAAGATGATTAGACAGCGATCGAGACGGGAACTGGATGCGCAGAATGTTGATGAGGTGTTTGGAGCTCTGGAAAGAAACGTTCAAGGCATTCCACAGAAATAG
- a CDS encoding hypothetical protein (SECRETED:SignalP(1-18)), with product MLRQIAVAALSVLPLTLGQVAEDFESGWDQVAWPTYAPDCDQGGKVVLDKTTGHSGTNSIKVTGGPNGFCGHKFFGTNAIPSGDVYVRTWMKSEKTLDDSHVTFITMPDAAQGKGKHLRIGGQSKILMFNHESDDATLPDLSPDGIAASKNIPANQWQCLEYHLSPDGTIATWLNDSPVKGLVYKPSEPSSYTNGWKNSNPKPKIQGVYFGWESYSGAANTFWYDDIAVSSKRIGCAVKK from the exons ATGCTTCGCCAAattgctgttgctgcacTTTCTGTGCTTCCTCTCACTCTCGGCCAGGTCGCTGAGGATTTCGAGAGTGGTTGGGATCAGGTAGCTTGGCCCACTTATGCTCCTGACTGCGACCAGGGCGGAAAGGTTGTTCTTGACAAGACAACTGGTCACAGTGGTACCAACTCTATCAAGGTCACTGGTGGCCCCAATGGCTTCTGTGGACACAAGTTCTTTGGCACCAATGCCATTCCCAGTGGTGATGTCTATGTCAGAACCTGGAT GAAGTCTGAAAAGACCCTCGACGATTCCCACGTCACCTTCATCACCATGCCCGACGCAGCCCAGGGCAAGGGCAAGCACCTCCGCATCGGCGGCCAGAGCAAGATCCTCATGTTCAACCACGAATCCGACGACGCTACCCTCCCCGATCTCTCCCCCGATGGCATCGCCGCCTCCAAGAACATCCCCGCCAACCAGTGGCAGTGCCTCGAGTACCACCTCTCCCCCGATGGCACCATCGCCACTTGGCTCAACGACAGCCCTGTCAAGGGTCTCGTCTACAAGCCCAGCGAGCCTTCCTCCTACACCAACGGCTGGAAGAACAGCAACCCCAAGCCCAAGATCCAGGGTGTCTACTTTGGCTGGGAGTCTTACAGTGGTGCTGCCAACACTTTCTGGTACGATGACATTGCTGTCAGCTCCAAGCGCATTGGTTGCGCTGTCAAGAAGTAA
- a CDS encoding hypothetical protein (TransMembrane:11 (o45-69i81-102o136-161i173-194o200-221i279-303o332-361i382-404o410-432i452-474o480-500i)) — translation MTTTQDDGISNLKRSLDVSDTKAEINADELRLAQMGHTQELNRHFSTLSLIGLASTTTISWTGLGLGLITEIGAGGPGAVIYGFILVTILQCFLGASLAEFVSSYPTEGGMYHWIAAVAPRRGTGILSFLTGWFSVLGWIFTTASTNIIYAQILMALIALYKADLEIKAWQTFIVYQGLNLLTAAVVMFGNKIIPALNKFSLFYLQIGWLVVLVTVVACAPTHRDPEFVFRTWINTTGWQNNGICFITGLVNPLYSLGGLDGVTHITEEMPNPSRNAPLAIAITLTIAFCTGLTYLISLMFSIQDFDQLTTGNTGMPLAELFRQVTQKTGGAFGLLFILFIALGPCVISSQLSTGRIFWAFSRDGAIPFSKVWSRVHSSLKIPFNSQLAVTAVIAALGCLYLGSSTAFNSLLGTAVTINNISYMFPILTNLLTGRRNMHKGAFHMGPTIGPIVNTVTVCWLTFAIVFFSFPYVMPVEATNMNYTCVVVGGLAILIGAWWFKVGSEYTERMMKAKEE, via the exons ATGACTACGACACAAGACGACGGTATCTCCAACCTCAAAAGGAGCCTGGATGTCTCGGACACCAAAGCCGAGATCAACGCCGATGAGTTGCGTCTGGCGCAAATGG GCCATACACAAGAGTTGAACCGCCACTTCAGTACTCTAAGCTTGATCGGCCTTGCCTCTACGACAACTATCTCATGGACGGGACTAGGTCTGGGCTTGATCACTGAGATCGGAGCTGGAGGTCCCGGTGCAGTCATCTATGGGTTTATCTTGGTAACGATCTTGCAGTGCTTCCTCGGTGCCTCGCTAGCTGAGTTTGTTTCCTCGTACCCTACTGAAGGCGGCATGTATCATTGGATTGCAGCCGTTGCTCCGAGAAGAGGAACTGGAATCTTGAGCTTCCTCACTGGATGGTTCAGTGTTCTTGGTT GGATATTTACAACCGCATCTACCAACATCATCTATGCCCAAATCTTGATGGCATTGATCGCTCTGTACAAGGCCGACCTCGAAATCAAGGCTTGGCAAACCTTTATTGTCTACCAAGGCTTGAACCTACTTACCGCTGCCGTTGTCATGTTTGGGAACAAGATCATCCCAGCCTTGAACAAGTTTTCGCTTTTTTACTTACAGATCGGCTGGCTTGTTGTACTGGTTACTGTGGTTGCATGCGCCCCAACACATCGTGATCCTGAATTCGTTTTCAGGACTTGGATCAATACAACGGGTTGGCAGAATAACGGTATTTGCTTTATCACTGGTTTGGTCAACCCTCTATATTCTCTTGGTGGTCTCGACGGAGTAACCCACATTACGGAAGAGATGCCCAAT CCTTCAAGGAATGCTCCCTTGGCCATCGCTATTACTCTGACTATCGCTTTTTGCACCGGCCTCACCTATCTGATCAGCCTCATGTTCTCGATCCAGGATTTCGACCAGTTAACCACAGGCAACACCGGAATGCCTCTTGCAGAGCTTTTCCGCCAAGTCACCCAGAAGACCGGAGGTGCCTTCGGTCTCTTGTTCATCCTTTTCATCGCTCTCGGCCCATGTGTTATTAGCTCGCAGCTAAGCACTGGTCGAATCTTCTGGGCCTTTTCCCGTGATGGAGCTATTCCATTCTCCAAGGT CTGGTCCAGAGTTCACTCGAGCTTGAAGATTCCTTTCAATTCTCAACTGGCCGTCACGGCAGTCATTGCTGCTCTGGGATGCTTGTATCTCGGCTCCTCAACAGCATTCAACTCCCTTTTGGGCACTGCTGttaccatcaacaacatctcgTACATGTTCCCAATTCTCACCAACTTGCTTACTGGTAGGAGGAACATGCACAAGGGTGCCTTCCACATGGGTCCAACCATTGGCCCCATTGTGAACACTGTTACGGTGTGCTGGCTTACATTTGCAATTGTCTTTTTCTCCTTCCCGTATGTCATGCCCGTTGAGGCTACAAACATGAACTATACCTGTGTTGTTGTGGGTGGTTTGGCAATTCTAATTGGTGCATGGTGGTTCAAGGTTGGTTCTGAGTATACCGAAAGAATgatgaaggccaaggaggagtGA
- a CDS encoding hypothetical protein (SECRETED:SignalP(1-17)~MEROPS:MER0031617): protein MRFFNIILASLVSVATALSSFDTWAHGRVALNDVSIHFRYAGSGPPLLLVHGNPQHSLTWQFIGPILARNYTVIAPDNRGAGDSSIPPDGDYTAAASAEDLKGVLDFLNITSAYVFAHDKGVGMATALAIKHPEVVKRLALAEYPLPGFGYEQSANPAAYWDLYQNWQLAFFQVTDLAEFLMSGKEKQFLQWYFYHGSYSGVESFSEETVNRYTSSISKPGFLRAMLGPFSATTVSKDAEFFKTSLNETKLSVPLLGMGGEASLGLKSLLQDSFEPISTNVEVDVIPKAGHWIADENPKWTAKRVAKFFQADDQSPKAADLAYLDDMVTLDVGYFGTRRNLKLGSQ, encoded by the exons atgcgattcttcaacatcatcttgGCCTCTTTGGTCTCTGTCGCAACAGCTCTTTCATCCTTTGACACTTGGGCTCACGGACGTGTTGCTTTGAACGACGTCAGTATTCATTTCAGATATGCTGGCTCTGGTCCTCCACTTCTTCTCGTCCATGGAAATCCTCAACACAGCCTGACATGGCAGTTCATCGGTCCCATACTCGCCCGGAACTACACTGTGATCGCACCTGATAACCGTGGAGCTGGCGACTCAAGCATTCCTCCCGACGGAGACTACACTGCAGCTGCCTCAGCCGAGGATCTCAAAGGTGTGCTGGACTTCTTGAACATCACGTCAGCATATGTCTTTGCTCATGATAAGGGAGTTGGTATGGCTACGGCTCTAGCCATCAAGCACCCTGAAGTAGTCAAGAGACTGGCATTGGCTGAGTACCCTCTTCCCGGATTTGGATATGAGCAATCTGCAAACCCAGCTGCTTACTGGGACCTCTACCAGAACTGGCAACTGGCATTCTTCCAAGTCACTGACCTCGCCGAGTTTCTCATGTCGGGTAAAGAGAAGCAATTCCTCCAATGGTATTTCTACCACGGCAGTTACTCCGGAGTCGAGAGTTTCAGTGAAGAGACTGTCAACAGATACACGAGCAGCATCTCCAAGCCTGGATTCCTGAGAGCCATGCTGGGACCCTTCTCTGCTACGACTGTCTCCAAGGATGCCGAGTTCTTCAAGACTTCCCTGAATGAAACCAAGTTGAGCGTTCCACTTCTTGGAATGGGTGGTGAGGCAAGTCTAGGACTAAAATCTCTTCTTCAAGACTCATTTGAGCCCATCTCTACGAATGTCGAGGTTGATGTTATTCCCAAAGCTGGGCACTGGATTG CGGACGAGAACCCCAAGTGGACGGCCAAGCGTGTCGCCAAGTTCTTCCAAGCTGATGACCAGAGTCCCAAGGCGGCTGATCTGGCTTATTTAGATGACATGGTAACTCTGGATGTTGGATATTTTGGTACGAGAAGGAACTTGAAACTCGGATCTCAGTGA